One genomic window of Vicinamibacterales bacterium includes the following:
- a CDS encoding cytochrome c, whose protein sequence is MTTRPASLMFLSAAALAAASWIAVLDARAAQMKNASEGVYTEAQATRGRDLYDSSCASCHELSKFKGPDFMNAWSDKPMTELHTAVMSMPMDAPGSMSPQEYADIIAYFLNLNGYKAGSAELAGTEDAIKAIKIDAKQ, encoded by the coding sequence GTTTCTCTCCGCCGCCGCCCTCGCCGCGGCGTCCTGGATCGCCGTGCTCGACGCCCGCGCCGCGCAGATGAAGAACGCCAGCGAAGGCGTCTACACCGAGGCGCAGGCCACCCGCGGGCGCGACCTGTACGACAGCTCGTGCGCGAGCTGCCACGAGCTCAGCAAGTTCAAGGGGCCGGACTTCATGAACGCCTGGAGCGACAAGCCGATGACCGAGCTCCACACGGCGGTCATGTCCATGCCCATGGACGCGCCGGGGAGCATGAGCCCGCAGGAATACGCGGACATCATCGCCTACTTCCTGAACCTCAACGGCTACAAGGCCGGCTCGGCCGAGCTGGCCGGCACCGAAGACGCCATCAAGGCCATCAAGATCGACGCCAAGCAGTAG
- a CDS encoding cbb3-type cytochrome c oxidase subunit I, whose product MRPLNHKTLGLAYAATSGVFLLVGFLLMLLFRWQLAWPGQPIPIATAIFGETNAPGGILLPEFYYQLVAMHGSVMIFLAVVPMAVGALGSYLVPLQIGASGLATPRLSTLGYVVYVVAGVMMAASFALPGGAANSGWTSYPPLAVIASSGQTIWLIGVFLLGVSSMLGAISIVSTVVAYRAPGLTLMRLPFFVWSQAVTALLLLLAFPALQAAALYQLMDRVAGSSVFLPTGLAVNNTPLPVSGGGNPLLWQHLFWFLAHPEVYVLVLPAMGVVAEVITSHARRTLWRYGLMVGAVVALGAWSMVVWAHHMFLTGMSTTLSSFFQVTTIAVSIPSVILITCLVVTLWGGAIRYTTAMCFALAFLPMFGLGGVTGLPLGLGPSNVILHDTYYVVGHFHYLVAPGTMFALFAAAYHWFPKVTGRRLNEALGLVHFVGSFVGMNAIFLPMFLMGLMGVNRRLYDAGLQYELAEPTLAWNPHMTWSAVALGLFQLIFLGNVLWSARRGAPAENPWRATTLEWTTTSPPPSGNFAVVPEVTGPPYRYGEERA is encoded by the coding sequence ATGCGCCCGCTGAACCACAAGACCCTCGGCCTGGCCTACGCCGCGACGTCGGGGGTGTTCCTGCTCGTGGGCTTCCTGCTGATGCTGCTCTTCCGGTGGCAGCTCGCGTGGCCCGGGCAGCCGATCCCGATTGCCACCGCGATCTTCGGCGAGACCAACGCCCCTGGCGGCATCCTGCTCCCCGAGTTCTACTACCAGCTCGTGGCCATGCACGGCTCGGTGATGATCTTCCTCGCCGTGGTCCCGATGGCCGTCGGCGCGCTGGGCTCCTACCTGGTGCCGCTGCAGATCGGCGCGTCCGGCCTGGCCACGCCCCGCCTCAGCACGCTCGGCTACGTCGTCTACGTGGTGGCCGGCGTGATGATGGCGGCCAGCTTCGCGCTGCCGGGCGGCGCGGCCAACTCGGGCTGGACGTCGTATCCGCCGCTGGCCGTCATCGCCTCGTCCGGCCAGACCATCTGGCTGATTGGGGTCTTCCTCCTGGGCGTGTCGTCGATGCTCGGCGCGATCTCGATCGTGTCCACCGTGGTGGCCTACCGCGCGCCCGGGCTGACGCTGATGCGCCTGCCCTTCTTCGTGTGGTCGCAGGCCGTGACCGCGCTGCTGCTGCTCCTGGCGTTCCCGGCGCTCCAGGCGGCGGCCCTCTACCAGCTGATGGACCGCGTGGCCGGATCGAGCGTCTTCCTGCCGACGGGCCTGGCCGTGAACAACACGCCGCTGCCCGTGTCGGGCGGGGGAAACCCGCTGCTCTGGCAGCACCTGTTCTGGTTCCTGGCGCACCCGGAGGTGTACGTGCTCGTGCTGCCGGCGATGGGCGTCGTGGCGGAAGTGATCACGTCGCACGCGCGGCGCACCCTGTGGCGCTACGGCCTGATGGTGGGCGCCGTGGTGGCGCTGGGGGCGTGGTCGATGGTGGTCTGGGCGCACCACATGTTCCTGACGGGCATGAGCACCACGCTCAGCAGCTTCTTCCAGGTGACCACCATCGCGGTGTCGATTCCGTCGGTGATCCTCATCACCTGCCTGGTCGTCACGTTGTGGGGCGGGGCCATCCGCTACACGACCGCCATGTGCTTCGCCCTGGCCTTCCTGCCGATGTTCGGACTGGGCGGCGTGACCGGCCTGCCGCTGGGCCTGGGCCCGAGCAACGTGATCCTCCACGACACCTACTACGTCGTGGGCCACTTCCATTACCTGGTCGCGCCGGGCACGATGTTCGCGCTCTTCGCCGCCGCCTACCACTGGTTCCCGAAGGTCACGGGCCGGCGCCTGAACGAGGCGCTGGGCCTGGTGCACTTCGTCGGATCGTTCGTGGGGATGAACGCGATCTTCCTGCCCATGTTCCTCATGGGGCTGATGGGCGTGAACCGGCGGCTCTACGACGCGGGCCTGCAGTACGAGCTGGCCGAGCCCACGCTGGCCTGGAATCCCCACATGACGTGGAGCGCGGTGGCGCTGGGGCTGTTCCAGCTGATTTTCCTGGGAAATGTGCTATGGTCGGCGCGGCGCGGTGCGCCGGCGGAGAACCCCTGGCGGGCGACGACGCTGGAATGGACCACGACGTCGCCGCCGCCGTCCGGGAACTTCGCGGTCGTCCCTGAGGTCACGGGGCCGCCGTATCGGTACGGAGAGGAACGCGCATGA
- a CDS encoding PDZ domain-containing protein: MLRSPHTALALFLAIAIVSPMADTPAAQSPEPIRYTLRFPAPSTHYVEVEAVYPTDRKPELDLMMAVWTPGSYLVREYERHVEALTATGDGGRPLAVVKPVKNRWRVTTGGAPAITVRYRVYGREMTVRNNWIEAGFAMLNGAPTFITLPDGLARPHVVTLELASGWRAEATPLMPVAGRPHTYQAENFDTLVDSPIIAGTPMIKTFEVDGKAHHLVLEGDPSLFDADRAAGDLRKIVEAGKAVMGRLDYPHYYFLNMVTEAGGGLEHKNAFLTMSSRYATRTRRSYVGWLHLAGHEYFHNWNIKRLRPVELGPFDYEHENYTKGLWVGEGFTDYYGAILVRRAGLSTLQEYLDELSGSIERVQMRGGRAVQSVDMASFDTWIKQYRPDENSTNTSIDYYDKGATIAFLLDAKIRKATSGAKTLDTAMRLAYDRYSGPKGYTLDQFQSTMGETAGQDLTRWFADVADSTKELDFSEALDFYGLRFAPVDLTNARATMGASTRSDGGRLVVTVVRRDTPAYDAGLNVDDEILAIDDVRVRADGLTARMDQYKPGDRIRLLVARRDRLTTLDVTLAPEPGRPWRLQVRPDQTAEQKARVAAWLGL, translated from the coding sequence ATGCTGCGTTCCCCGCACACCGCGCTTGCGCTGTTTCTGGCGATCGCGATCGTCTCGCCCATGGCCGACACCCCCGCCGCCCAGAGCCCGGAGCCCATCCGTTACACGCTCCGCTTCCCCGCGCCTTCCACGCATTACGTCGAGGTGGAGGCCGTCTATCCGACCGACCGGAAGCCGGAGCTGGACCTGATGATGGCGGTCTGGACGCCGGGGTCCTACCTGGTCCGCGAGTACGAGCGCCACGTGGAGGCGCTGACTGCGACCGGTGACGGCGGGCGGCCGCTGGCCGTCGTGAAGCCGGTGAAGAACCGGTGGCGGGTGACGACGGGCGGGGCGCCGGCCATCACCGTCCGCTACCGGGTCTACGGGCGCGAGATGACGGTCAGGAACAACTGGATCGAGGCCGGCTTCGCCATGTTGAACGGCGCGCCGACGTTCATCACCCTGCCCGACGGCCTGGCGCGCCCGCACGTGGTCACGCTGGAACTGGCGTCGGGCTGGCGGGCGGAAGCGACGCCGCTCATGCCCGTCGCCGGCCGGCCCCACACCTACCAGGCCGAGAACTTCGACACGCTGGTGGACAGCCCGATCATCGCCGGCACCCCCATGATCAAGACCTTCGAGGTGGACGGCAAGGCGCACCACCTGGTGCTCGAGGGCGATCCGTCGCTGTTCGACGCGGACCGCGCGGCGGGCGACCTCCGGAAGATCGTGGAGGCCGGGAAGGCCGTGATGGGGCGCCTCGACTATCCCCACTACTACTTCCTGAACATGGTCACCGAGGCCGGCGGCGGCCTGGAGCACAAGAACGCGTTCCTCACGATGTCGAGCCGCTACGCCACCAGGACACGCCGCTCGTACGTCGGCTGGCTCCACCTGGCCGGCCACGAGTACTTCCACAACTGGAACATCAAGCGGCTGCGGCCGGTGGAACTCGGGCCCTTCGACTACGAGCACGAGAACTACACGAAGGGCCTGTGGGTGGGCGAGGGCTTCACCGACTACTACGGCGCGATCCTGGTCCGCCGCGCGGGTCTCTCCACGCTGCAGGAATACCTCGACGAGCTCTCGGGCTCGATCGAGCGGGTGCAGATGCGCGGGGGCCGGGCGGTGCAGTCGGTGGACATGGCGTCGTTCGACACGTGGATCAAGCAGTACCGGCCCGACGAGAACAGCACGAACACGAGCATCGACTACTACGACAAGGGCGCGACGATCGCGTTCCTGCTCGACGCCAAGATCAGGAAGGCCACGTCCGGCGCCAAGACGCTCGACACGGCCATGCGCCTGGCCTACGACCGCTACTCGGGCCCGAAGGGCTACACGCTCGATCAGTTCCAGTCCACGATGGGCGAGACGGCGGGGCAGGACCTGACGCGCTGGTTCGCCGACGTGGCCGACAGCACGAAGGAACTCGATTTCAGCGAGGCCCTGGACTTCTACGGGCTGCGCTTCGCGCCCGTGGACCTCACGAACGCCCGCGCCACGATGGGCGCGTCCACCAGGTCCGACGGCGGCCGGCTCGTGGTCACGGTGGTCCGCCGCGACACGCCGGCGTACGACGCCGGCCTGAACGTGGACGACGAGATCCTGGCCATCGACGACGTGCGCGTCAGGGCCGACGGCCTGACGGCCCGGATGGATCAGTACAAGCCCGGCGACCGGATCCGCCTGCTGGTCGCGCGCCGGGACCGCCTGACGACGCTCGACGTCACGCTCGCGCCAGAGCCCGGCCGGCCCTGGCGGCTGCAGGTGCGGCCGGATCAGACGGCCGAGCAGAAGGCGCGCGTCGCGGCCTGGCTGGGTCTCTAG
- a CDS encoding ABC transporter permease: MFADLRTAVRSLLRTPSFTAAAGLLLALGVGCTIAVFSVVDGVLLKALPYPDPDRIVTVWEATARSRTVGVSAPNFRDWREAASSFSALAAWSGGRTTVIGGQEPVVTGVYAVTRQFFTVFRAEPTLGRPFTPEESALHGPPAVVVSHGFWTRVLGGRTDLGALSLEVDGQRAPVVGVMPEGFAYPAGADVWFPLESQADTSSRTAHNYRVVARLGPGATVASAQAEMTTIAQRIEATYGAENDGTDASVIPLLEYSVRGARQVLLVLLAGVGVVLLATCANVANMVIARGADRVREFSMRVALGARRTHLVRMLLVENLVLAAGAVVVGLAGATALVRVLVRLAPASIPRLAEVGMDWRSAGFAAALALVTPVVFGLLPALHLSRRSTAETLAAGGRTGTAARGGAARQGLVALEIAVALLLVVSAALLGRSLLSLLTVDPGFVAEGVLTVETTVPGGHADGPDGASRLYEAWLARAAAVPGVARVGLVNAPPMSGLDANGGFMLDGQNWDDVKDDWVAQSALYRVASDGYFDAIGARLLRGRRFDARDVAGAEPAAIVNDALVRKHFAGRDPIGQRLRFAGMDEVNPWLTIVGVVDDMRVRDLADEAQPEVFVDYRQLPMRTRYGLTTAVRLQPGVEPEGVVAALRETWRALDPTVPVEMSRLSANVARSTASRRFALTIVAAFGVMALVLAALGVYGILSYAVARRGREIGIRMALGASPGNVRTLMAASIGPAVAAGLAAGVLAALGATRLLQSMLFGVSPADPATFAAAVAVLGVVAALAAWRPAARAARIDPALVMREE; the protein is encoded by the coding sequence ATGTTCGCGGACCTGCGCACGGCCGTTCGTAGCCTCCTCCGGACCCCCTCGTTCACGGCTGCGGCCGGCCTGCTCCTCGCACTGGGGGTCGGGTGCACGATTGCCGTCTTCAGCGTCGTGGACGGCGTGCTGTTGAAAGCGCTGCCGTACCCGGACCCGGACCGCATCGTCACGGTCTGGGAGGCCACGGCCCGCTCCCGCACCGTCGGCGTCTCGGCCCCGAACTTCCGCGACTGGCGGGAGGCCGCCTCGTCGTTCTCGGCGCTCGCGGCCTGGAGCGGCGGACGGACGACCGTGATCGGCGGCCAGGAGCCGGTGGTCACCGGCGTCTACGCCGTCACGCGCCAGTTCTTCACGGTGTTCCGGGCCGAGCCCACGTTGGGACGCCCGTTCACCCCGGAAGAGTCGGCGCTGCACGGCCCGCCCGCCGTGGTCGTCAGTCACGGGTTCTGGACGCGCGTGCTCGGCGGCCGGACGGACCTGGGGGCGCTCAGCCTCGAGGTGGATGGCCAGCGCGCCCCGGTCGTGGGCGTCATGCCCGAGGGCTTCGCCTACCCCGCCGGGGCGGATGTCTGGTTCCCCCTCGAGTCGCAGGCGGACACCTCGTCCAGGACGGCCCACAACTACCGGGTGGTGGCGCGGCTCGGTCCGGGCGCCACCGTGGCCAGCGCCCAGGCGGAGATGACCACCATCGCGCAGCGGATCGAAGCGACCTACGGCGCCGAGAACGACGGGACCGACGCCAGCGTCATCCCGCTCCTCGAGTACTCGGTGCGCGGCGCGCGGCAGGTGCTCCTCGTGCTCCTGGCGGGCGTCGGCGTCGTGCTCCTGGCGACGTGCGCGAACGTGGCGAACATGGTCATCGCCCGGGGGGCCGACCGGGTGCGCGAGTTCAGCATGCGCGTGGCGCTCGGCGCCAGGCGCACGCACCTGGTGCGGATGCTGCTCGTGGAGAACCTGGTCCTGGCCGCCGGTGCCGTGGTCGTCGGGCTGGCCGGGGCCACCGCGCTCGTGCGCGTGCTCGTCCGGCTCGCGCCAGCGTCGATTCCGCGGCTGGCGGAGGTCGGCATGGACTGGCGCAGCGCGGGATTCGCCGCGGCCCTGGCGCTCGTGACGCCCGTCGTCTTCGGCCTGCTCCCGGCCCTCCACCTGTCGAGGCGCTCCACGGCCGAAACGCTCGCCGCGGGCGGCAGGACGGGCACCGCGGCCCGCGGCGGCGCGGCGCGCCAGGGACTGGTGGCGCTCGAGATCGCCGTGGCCCTGCTGCTGGTGGTGTCGGCGGCGCTCCTCGGCCGGAGCCTCCTGTCGCTGCTGACGGTCGATCCGGGCTTCGTCGCCGAGGGCGTCCTCACGGTGGAGACGACCGTGCCGGGCGGACACGCCGACGGTCCCGACGGCGCGTCACGGCTGTACGAGGCGTGGCTCGCACGCGCGGCGGCCGTTCCCGGGGTGGCGCGGGTGGGACTCGTCAACGCGCCGCCGATGAGCGGGCTCGACGCGAACGGCGGCTTCATGCTGGACGGCCAGAACTGGGACGACGTGAAGGACGACTGGGTCGCGCAGTCCGCGCTGTACCGCGTGGCCAGCGACGGCTACTTCGACGCCATCGGTGCGCGGCTCCTGCGAGGTCGGCGCTTCGACGCGCGCGACGTCGCCGGCGCCGAACCGGCGGCCATCGTGAACGACGCGCTCGTGCGCAAGCACTTCGCCGGCAGGGACCCGATCGGCCAGCGCCTGCGCTTCGCGGGAATGGACGAGGTCAACCCGTGGCTGACGATCGTGGGCGTGGTGGACGACATGCGCGTCCGCGACCTCGCGGACGAGGCGCAACCCGAGGTCTTCGTGGACTACCGCCAGTTGCCGATGCGCACGCGCTACGGGCTGACGACGGCGGTCCGTCTGCAGCCCGGCGTCGAGCCCGAGGGCGTGGTCGCCGCGCTGCGCGAGACGTGGCGCGCGCTCGATCCCACCGTGCCGGTGGAGATGTCGCGGCTGAGCGCCAACGTGGCCCGCTCCACCGCCAGCCGCCGCTTCGCGCTCACCATCGTGGCGGCGTTCGGCGTGATGGCCCTGGTGCTCGCGGCCCTCGGCGTCTACGGCATCCTGAGCTACGCCGTGGCCAGGCGCGGACGCGAGATCGGCATCCGGATGGCCCTGGGCGCCTCACCCGGCAACGTCCGGACGCTGATGGCCGCCAGCATCGGCCCCGCCGTGGCCGCCGGACTCGCCGCGGGCGTCCTCGCCGCGCTGGGCGCCACCCGGCTCCTGCAGTCGATGCTGTTCGGCGTCTCGCCCGCGGACCCGGCCACGTTCGCGGCGGCCGTCGCGGTCCTGGGCGTGGTGGCCGCCCTGGCCGCGTGGCGGCCGGCCGCCCGGGCCGCCCGGATCGATCCCGCGCTGGTCATGCGGGAGGAGTAG
- a CDS encoding cyclase family protein, producing MKLALAIAAAVAAAACTAPAPPAAPAEAKAALPAGTLVDLSHTYDKSTIFWPTADPFRLDVVADGVTPGGYYYAANNFFSSEHGGTHLDAPVHFSEGAQSVDQIPLDRLVGEAYVVDVTAAAEKDADYQVTVEDLARVEREQGPIPADAILLLRTGFSRRWPDAVGYLGTAARGEEGARQLHFPGLHPDAARWIADNRPIRALGIDTASIDYGPSTAFETHRALYAKNIPGLENLTALERLPLRGAVVIALPMKIGGGSGAPVRAMAIVP from the coding sequence ATGAAGCTCGCCCTCGCGATCGCCGCCGCCGTGGCTGCCGCGGCCTGCACGGCGCCCGCGCCGCCCGCCGCCCCCGCCGAGGCCAAGGCCGCGCTGCCGGCCGGCACGCTGGTGGACCTGTCGCACACCTACGACAAGTCCACCATCTTCTGGCCCACGGCCGATCCGTTCCGGCTGGACGTGGTCGCCGACGGCGTCACGCCCGGCGGCTACTACTACGCCGCCAACAACTTCTTCTCCTCCGAGCACGGGGGCACGCACCTGGACGCGCCCGTCCACTTCTCGGAGGGCGCGCAGTCGGTGGACCAGATTCCGCTCGACCGGCTGGTCGGCGAGGCGTACGTCGTGGACGTGACCGCCGCGGCGGAGAAGGACGCGGACTACCAGGTGACGGTGGAGGATCTGGCGCGGGTCGAGCGCGAGCAGGGCCCGATCCCGGCCGACGCGATCCTGCTGTTGCGCACGGGCTTCTCGCGCCGCTGGCCTGACGCGGTGGGCTATCTGGGGACGGCCGCGCGCGGGGAGGAGGGCGCCCGGCAACTGCACTTCCCGGGGCTGCATCCGGACGCCGCCCGGTGGATCGCCGACAACCGGCCCATCCGCGCGCTCGGCATCGACACGGCGAGCATCGACTACGGCCCGTCCACCGCCTTCGAGACGCACCGCGCCCTGTATGCGAAGAACATCCCCGGGCTGGAGAACCTGACAGCGCTCGAACGGCTGCCGCTGCGCGGCGCCGTGGTCATCGCCCTGCCAATGAAGATCGGCGGGGGCAGCGGCGCGCCCGTGCGCGCCATGGCCATCGTGCCCTGA